One Gloeothece citriformis PCC 7424 DNA window includes the following coding sequences:
- a CDS encoding GNAT family N-acetyltransferase, which translates to MENLEKLSLESKRLILQPISILYIEDVFREFTSEITTFMYPKPPQNLRETEKIIKDMIQQRENQTEIVLVILKKDNLEFLGIGEVGAINTDAPHLGIWLKQSAHGNGFGKEAVNQLKNWADKNLKYNYLSYPVDKRNIPSRKIAESIGGKIFREFQQTNKNGNLLDEVEYRIYK; encoded by the coding sequence ATGGAAAATTTAGAAAAACTAAGTTTAGAATCTAAAAGACTTATTTTACAACCCATTTCCATCTTATATATAGAAGATGTTTTTCGAGAATTTACAAGCGAAATTACCACCTTCATGTATCCGAAACCCCCCCAGAATCTGAGGGAAACCGAAAAGATAATTAAAGACATGATTCAACAACGAGAAAATCAAACTGAAATAGTATTAGTAATTCTTAAAAAAGATAATTTAGAGTTTTTAGGGATTGGCGAAGTGGGCGCTATTAATACTGATGCACCGCACTTAGGAATTTGGCTCAAGCAATCCGCTCATGGTAATGGTTTTGGTAAAGAGGCAGTTAATCAACTCAAAAATTGGGCGGATAAAAATTTGAAATATAATTATCTTTCCTATCCGGTTGATAAAAGAAATATTCCCAGTCGGAAAATAGCAGAAAGTATTGGGGGAAAAATATTTAGGGAATTTCAACAAACTAACAAGAACGGTAATCTTCTTGATGAGGTTGAATACAGGATTTATAAATAA